A window from Flavobacterium sp. 83 encodes these proteins:
- a CDS encoding OsmC family protein, with the protein MKITLDRVNENFHFELKNDRGHIVNVDARPDFGGNDMGPSPMELVLMGVAGCSAIDMISILKKQRQEITSFKAEVEGERVQVGEAKPFKDIHVVFSLEGNIKEDKAAKAAQLSFEKYCSVSKTLEPTATIHYKVVLNGVELAKI; encoded by the coding sequence ATGAAAATAACATTAGACAGAGTAAACGAAAATTTCCATTTCGAATTAAAAAATGACCGTGGACATATTGTAAATGTAGATGCTAGACCTGATTTTGGAGGGAATGATATGGGGCCAAGCCCAATGGAATTAGTGTTAATGGGTGTTGCAGGATGCAGTGCGATTGATATGATTTCGATTCTAAAAAAGCAGCGTCAAGAAATTACTTCTTTCAAAGCTGAGGTTGAAGGGGAGCGCGTGCAAGTTGGTGAAGCAAAACCTTTCAAAGATATCCATGTTGTTTTTTCTCTTGAAGGCAATATCAAAGAAGACAAAGCAGCAAAAGCAGCACAATTATCATTCGAAAAATACTGTTCAGTTTCAAAAACATTGGAACCAACGGCAACAATACATTATAAAGTAGTTTTGAATGGAGTGGAATTAGCCAAAATCTAA
- the thrA gene encoding bifunctional aspartate kinase/homoserine dehydrogenase I — protein MKILKFGGKSLSNGEGINKVVAIITDKVNQGEKIAIVVSARGNATDELEEILGVASKNANYKELFENFKKYQQDDYDEVDLSEEFNVLEKLFEGVSLIGDYSNKIKDQVLSKGELLSAKLLTAILIKNGVNARFADSRELIKTDSKFGDAQPLEQLSKKNVINYFKQNNGTTVNIVTGFIGSNSKNDTTTLGRNGSNYTASLIANYIDAEELQNYTHVDGIYTANPDLVADAKKIDHLTFNEANELANFGATILHAKTIIPLLEKNIPLRILNTFNHENKGTLITSNSNKEGIKTLSVLENVSLVNLEGRGLLGKTGVDARIFRVMGDNDISVSIISQGSSERGIGLVVDADKATKAMIELEKEFENDFYSKDVNKITVTDNVSVISIIGQDLSTFHKPYTALIKNKIIPILFNNTVTGKNVSLVVKKSQLHKALNVIHGEIFGVSKKINIAIFGHGLVGGTLINQILESATTIEKRKDIKLNVFAIANSKNVLLNKNGVTPNWRNEIQNNGFSYTINDIIAYANEHHLENLIAIDNTASPAFVENYISLVESGFDLISSNKVANTLSYSFYKKLRKVLADNQKSYLYETNVGAGLPLIDTIKLLHLSGENITKIKGVFSGTLSYLFNNFSAKDVPFSEVLKEAIDNGYTEPDPREDLCGNDVGRKLLILARELDLQNEFEEIEIQNLIPEHLREGSASEFLNKLTEFDPIYAKIKAEQKPNHVLRYIGELSGDLQNDKGNLEVKLVSVPSDTALGGLKGSDSFFEIYTESYGDRPIVIQGAGAGSAVTARGVFGDILRLSDKG, from the coding sequence ATGAAAATATTAAAATTTGGAGGTAAATCTCTATCGAATGGCGAGGGAATAAACAAAGTTGTCGCTATTATTACGGATAAAGTAAATCAAGGAGAAAAAATTGCTATAGTAGTTTCGGCAAGAGGAAATGCTACAGATGAATTGGAAGAAATTTTAGGAGTTGCTTCTAAAAATGCTAATTATAAAGAATTATTTGAAAACTTTAAAAAATACCAACAAGACGATTATGATGAAGTTGATTTGTCAGAAGAATTCAATGTTCTTGAAAAACTTTTTGAAGGCGTAAGTTTGATAGGAGATTACAGTAATAAAATTAAAGATCAAGTGCTTTCAAAAGGGGAGTTGCTTTCTGCAAAATTACTGACGGCTATCTTAATTAAAAATGGAGTAAATGCGCGTTTTGCTGATTCAAGAGAATTAATTAAAACGGATTCGAAATTTGGAGATGCACAACCTTTGGAACAACTTTCCAAGAAAAACGTAATCAATTATTTCAAACAAAATAACGGAACAACTGTAAATATTGTTACTGGATTTATTGGTTCAAACAGTAAAAATGACACGACAACTTTAGGAAGAAACGGAAGTAATTATACCGCTTCATTGATTGCTAATTATATTGATGCCGAAGAACTACAGAATTACACCCATGTTGACGGAATTTATACTGCGAATCCAGATTTAGTTGCTGATGCTAAAAAAATTGATCATTTGACTTTTAACGAGGCAAATGAATTGGCAAATTTTGGAGCAACGATACTGCATGCCAAAACGATTATTCCTTTATTGGAAAAAAACATTCCGCTTCGTATTTTAAATACTTTTAATCACGAAAATAAAGGGACATTAATCACTTCTAATTCTAATAAAGAAGGAATTAAAACACTTTCAGTTCTTGAAAATGTGTCATTGGTAAATCTGGAAGGAAGAGGTTTGCTTGGAAAAACTGGTGTTGATGCCCGTATTTTTAGAGTGATGGGAGACAATGATATCAGCGTAAGTATTATTTCTCAAGGTTCTTCTGAAAGAGGAATTGGATTGGTAGTTGACGCTGATAAGGCGACAAAAGCAATGATTGAATTGGAGAAAGAATTCGAAAATGATTTCTACTCGAAGGATGTGAATAAAATTACGGTTACTGATAATGTTTCGGTGATTTCTATCATTGGTCAGGATTTGAGTACGTTCCATAAGCCTTATACGGCATTGATAAAAAATAAAATTATCCCTATACTTTTCAATAACACTGTTACGGGTAAAAACGTGAGTTTGGTGGTTAAAAAATCGCAACTTCACAAAGCGTTAAATGTAATTCACGGAGAGATTTTTGGAGTTTCTAAGAAAATTAATATTGCCATTTTTGGACATGGTTTAGTTGGAGGAACGTTGATTAATCAAATACTGGAATCAGCAACAACGATTGAGAAAAGGAAAGATATTAAATTGAATGTATTTGCAATCGCTAATTCAAAAAATGTGCTTTTAAATAAAAATGGCGTTACTCCAAATTGGAGAAATGAAATTCAAAATAATGGTTTTTCGTACACAATTAATGATATAATTGCTTATGCAAATGAGCATCATTTAGAAAATTTAATTGCTATTGATAATACGGCAAGTCCTGCTTTTGTAGAAAATTATATTTCTTTGGTAGAAAGTGGTTTCGATTTGATTTCTTCTAATAAAGTAGCGAATACATTAAGTTATAGTTTTTATAAAAAACTAAGAAAAGTATTAGCCGACAATCAAAAGAGTTATTTGTATGAGACGAATGTTGGAGCGGGATTACCATTGATTGATACGATAAAATTGTTGCATCTTTCAGGAGAAAATATCACAAAGATTAAAGGAGTTTTCTCCGGTACTTTGAGTTATTTGTTTAATAATTTCTCTGCTAAGGACGTTCCGTTTAGCGAAGTTTTAAAAGAAGCTATCGATAATGGATATACAGAACCGGATCCGAGAGAAGATTTATGTGGAAATGATGTGGGTAGGAAATTATTAATTTTGGCAAGAGAATTGGATTTGCAAAATGAATTTGAAGAAATTGAAATTCAGAATTTAATTCCGGAACATTTACGAGAAGGAAGTGCATCGGAATTTTTAAATAAACTAACTGAATTTGATCCAATTTATGCTAAAATAAAAGCGGAACAAAAGCCGAATCACGTGTTGCGATATATAGGAGAATTGTCGGGTGATTTACAAAATGACAAAGGGAATCTAGAAGTAAAATTAGTTTCGGTACCTTCGGATACAGCTTTGGGTGGATTGAAAGGTTCCGACTCTTTCTTCGAAATTTATACAGAATCGTATGGAGACAGACCAATCGTAATTCAAGGAGCTGGAGCAGGATCAGCTGTTACAGCGCGTGGTGTTTTTGGAGATATATTGAGATTGTCAGATAAAGGGTAA
- a CDS encoding deoxynucleoside kinase: MHIAVAGNIGSGKTTLTQLLAKHFKWEPHFEDVVDNPYLDDFYHQMERWSFNLQIYFLNSRFRQIMQIRESGKKVIQDRTIYEDAHIFAPNLYSMGLMTNRDFQNYSSLFELMESTVKAPDLLIYLRSSIPNLVGQIHKRGRDYESTISIDYLSRLNERYEAWIHTYDRGKLLIIDVDNINFVDNPEDLGNIFNRIDAELNGLF, from the coding sequence ATGCACATAGCAGTAGCAGGAAACATTGGCTCAGGAAAAACAACTTTAACACAATTATTGGCTAAACATTTTAAGTGGGAACCCCATTTTGAAGATGTAGTTGACAATCCATATCTGGATGATTTCTATCATCAAATGGAGCGTTGGTCTTTTAATCTGCAGATTTATTTCTTGAATAGCCGTTTTCGTCAAATAATGCAAATTCGGGAGAGTGGCAAAAAAGTTATTCAAGACAGAACGATTTATGAAGATGCACATATTTTTGCCCCCAATCTATACTCCATGGGTTTAATGACAAATCGTGATTTTCAAAACTATTCTTCTCTTTTCGAATTAATGGAATCAACGGTTAAAGCCCCTGATTTATTAATTTATTTGAGAAGCTCTATCCCAAATCTTGTAGGTCAAATACACAAACGCGGGCGTGATTACGAATCTACCATTTCTATTGACTATTTAAGCCGACTGAATGAACGTTATGAAGCCTGGATTCATACCTATGACCGAGGTAAATTATTAATTATAGATGTTGACAATATTAATTTTGTGGATAATCCAGAAGATTTAGGAAACATATTTAATCGTATCGATGCGGAGCTAAATGGGTTATTTTAG
- a CDS encoding alpha/beta fold hydrolase translates to MENKPTPITLQNFTTESGAFYATLNLSFQVFGPALHTAPIVLVNHALTGNSQVVGENGWWNDLIGENKTIDTNKYTILAFNVPGNGFDATIIENYLDFNARDIARIFIEGVHFLKIKQLYAIIGGSVGGGIAWEIAALEPKITQHLIPIATDWKSTDWLIANCFLQEQILNNSSKPIEDARIHAMLCYRTPESFKSKFDRTTNAELAIFNIESWLCHHGEKLQKRFQLSSYKMMNQLLKTIDITRNRGSFESIASKIEADIHIIGIDSDLFFTVSENRATYEELKKYKNNITYQEIVSIHGHDAFLIEYKQLDNLLASIF, encoded by the coding sequence TTGGAAAATAAACCAACACCTATTACATTACAAAATTTCACTACCGAAAGTGGTGCTTTTTATGCTACCTTAAACTTAAGTTTTCAAGTTTTTGGTCCGGCTTTACATACAGCTCCAATAGTTTTGGTAAATCATGCATTGACTGGAAATTCCCAAGTTGTGGGAGAAAACGGTTGGTGGAATGATTTAATTGGTGAAAACAAAACCATAGATACAAATAAATATACGATACTGGCTTTTAACGTTCCCGGAAATGGTTTTGATGCTACCATCATTGAAAATTATTTGGATTTTAATGCCAGAGATATTGCCAGAATTTTTATTGAAGGCGTTCATTTTCTTAAAATAAAACAACTGTACGCTATAATTGGCGGATCGGTTGGTGGAGGAATTGCTTGGGAAATCGCGGCTTTGGAACCAAAAATCACACAGCATTTAATTCCTATTGCGACAGATTGGAAATCGACAGATTGGTTGATTGCCAATTGCTTTTTGCAGGAGCAAATTCTAAATAATTCTTCGAAGCCAATTGAAGATGCTCGGATTCATGCGATGCTTTGTTATAGAACTCCAGAATCGTTCAAGTCAAAATTTGACAGAACTACTAATGCCGAATTAGCCATTTTTAATATTGAAAGCTGGTTGTGTCATCATGGTGAAAAACTCCAAAAACGATTCCAGCTTTCCTCTTATAAAATGATGAATCAATTGCTTAAAACAATCGATATTACACGAAATAGAGGGTCATTTGAATCAATTGCTTCCAAAATTGAAGCTGATATTCATATCATAGGAATCGATTCTGATTTGTTTTTTACGGTAAGTGAAAATAGAGCGACTTATGAAGAATTAAAAAAATATAAAAACAATATTACCTATCAAGAGATTGTTTCCATTCACGGACACGATGCTTTTTTGATAGAATACAAACAATTAGATAATTTGCTTGCTTCTATTTTTTAG
- a CDS encoding O-acetylhomoserine aminocarboxypropyltransferase/cysteine synthase family protein, with translation MSTQKFATNALHAGHDVTKNAGTRAVPIYQTSSYVFNNSEHAANLFGLAEPGFIYTRLNNPTNDILEQRLATLEGGIGAVVTASGTAAIATTLLVLLKAGDHIVASNSLYGGTYNLLKVTLPRLGITTTFVDPSNPANFKNAVQENTRAFFVESLGNPKLDVLDLKAISAEAKAFKVPFIVDNTVASPYLLNPIQYGADIVIHSLTKYITGNGTSLGGVIIDAGKFDWANGKFPEFTEPSAGYHGLVYHEALGNAAFIAKVRIEGLRDYGAALSPFNAFQIIQGLETLEMRVKRHSENALALAQWLEIQDEVAWVNYPGLKSSKYYLLGQEYLPKGQSGVVTFGLKGGFEAAKKVADETKIFSLLANIGDTKSLIIHPASTTHQQLSDEEQIATGVSKDLIRLSVGLEDIEDLKADLKAVFETINKS, from the coding sequence ATGAGCACACAAAAATTTGCAACAAACGCACTACACGCAGGACACGACGTAACAAAAAACGCAGGAACTAGAGCCGTTCCTATTTATCAAACTAGTTCGTATGTTTTCAATAACTCGGAACATGCCGCCAATCTTTTTGGTCTTGCTGAACCCGGATTTATCTATACAAGATTGAATAATCCAACAAATGACATTCTGGAGCAGCGACTAGCTACTTTAGAAGGCGGGATTGGAGCAGTAGTTACCGCATCAGGAACTGCCGCAATTGCCACAACGTTATTGGTATTGCTAAAAGCGGGTGATCATATTGTGGCTTCCAACAGTTTGTATGGCGGAACGTATAATTTATTAAAAGTTACTTTGCCAAGGTTAGGGATTACCACCACGTTTGTAGATCCATCTAATCCGGCTAATTTTAAAAATGCTGTCCAAGAAAATACCAGAGCATTTTTTGTAGAATCTTTGGGGAACCCCAAATTAGATGTATTGGATTTGAAAGCTATTTCGGCTGAAGCCAAAGCATTCAAAGTACCTTTTATTGTTGATAATACGGTTGCGTCTCCGTATTTATTGAACCCAATTCAATATGGAGCCGATATTGTCATTCACTCTTTGACGAAATACATAACCGGTAACGGAACTTCCCTGGGAGGTGTTATTATTGATGCAGGAAAATTCGATTGGGCAAATGGGAAATTTCCAGAATTCACAGAACCTTCTGCGGGTTATCACGGGTTAGTGTATCACGAAGCACTTGGGAATGCCGCTTTCATCGCTAAAGTTCGTATAGAAGGGTTGCGAGATTATGGTGCTGCTTTGAGTCCGTTCAATGCTTTTCAAATCATTCAAGGGTTAGAAACTTTAGAAATGCGTGTCAAAAGACATAGCGAAAATGCTTTGGCTTTGGCCCAATGGTTGGAAATTCAGGACGAAGTGGCTTGGGTAAACTATCCGGGATTGAAATCAAGTAAATATTATCTTTTAGGTCAGGAATATTTGCCAAAAGGACAAAGCGGGGTAGTTACTTTTGGATTAAAAGGAGGATTTGAAGCTGCCAAAAAAGTAGCCGATGAAACTAAAATATTCTCTCTTTTGGCTAATATTGGTGATACAAAATCACTGATTATTCATCCTGCCAGTACCACACACCAGCAATTGTCTGACGAGGAACAAATTGCAACGGGAGTTTCTAAAGACTTAATCCGTCTTTCTGTTGGTTTAGAAGATATTGAAGATTTAAAAGCCGATTTAAAAGCTGTTTTCGAAACGATTAATAAGTCGTAA
- the metK gene encoding methionine adenosyltransferase has product MAYLFTSESVSEGHPDKIADQISDALIDNFLAFDSESKVACETLVTTGQVILAGEVKSNTYLDVQQIARDVIKKIGYTKSEYMFEANSCGILSAIHEQSADINQGVDRKNPEEQGAGDQGMMFGYATNETENYMPLALDLSHKLLQELAILRRENNEITYLRPDAKSQVTLEYSDDNKPTRIDAIVISTQHDDFDEEATMLAKIKKDIVEILIPRIIAKNPAHAHLFNDKIQYHINPTGKFVIGGPHGDTGLTGRKIIVDTYGGKGAHGGGAFSGKDPSKVDRSAAYATRHIAKNLVAAGVADEILVQVSYAIGVAKPMGIFIDTYGTSKVNLTNGEIAKKVEAIFDMRPYFIEQRLKLRNPIYSETAAYGHMGRTPETVTKTFSAPGGNEKTVTVELFTWEKLDFVDQVKTAFGL; this is encoded by the coding sequence ATGGCATATTTATTTACGTCAGAATCTGTGAGCGAAGGACATCCAGACAAAATTGCAGATCAAATTTCAGACGCATTAATTGATAATTTTTTAGCATTTGATTCAGAATCAAAAGTAGCTTGTGAAACATTAGTGACTACAGGTCAAGTAATTTTAGCAGGTGAAGTAAAATCTAACACCTATTTAGATGTACAACAAATCGCTCGTGATGTAATCAAGAAAATTGGTTACACGAAAAGCGAATACATGTTTGAAGCCAATTCTTGCGGTATTCTTTCGGCTATTCATGAACAATCCGCTGATATCAATCAAGGTGTCGACAGAAAAAACCCTGAAGAGCAAGGAGCCGGAGACCAAGGAATGATGTTTGGTTATGCAACTAATGAAACAGAAAATTATATGCCATTGGCACTTGATTTATCTCATAAATTATTGCAGGAATTAGCTATTTTAAGACGTGAAAATAACGAAATTACATATTTACGTCCTGACGCTAAATCTCAAGTAACTTTAGAATATAGTGATGACAATAAGCCAACTCGTATTGATGCAATTGTAATCTCTACACAACACGATGATTTTGATGAAGAAGCTACAATGTTAGCAAAAATCAAAAAAGACATCGTTGAAATTTTGATTCCAAGGATTATTGCTAAAAATCCTGCGCATGCTCATTTATTCAATGATAAAATCCAATACCATATTAATCCAACAGGAAAATTCGTAATTGGAGGACCTCACGGAGATACTGGACTTACAGGAAGAAAAATTATTGTTGATACATATGGTGGAAAAGGTGCTCACGGTGGTGGTGCATTCTCTGGAAAAGACCCAAGTAAAGTAGACAGAAGTGCTGCTTATGCAACTCGTCATATCGCTAAAAACTTAGTTGCAGCAGGTGTTGCAGATGAAATTTTAGTTCAAGTTTCTTATGCAATTGGAGTTGCAAAACCAATGGGTATTTTTATTGATACTTACGGAACTTCAAAAGTGAATTTAACCAATGGTGAAATTGCTAAAAAAGTAGAAGCTATTTTTGATATGCGTCCTTACTTTATAGAGCAACGTTTAAAATTAAGAAATCCAATTTACAGTGAAACTGCAGCTTACGGACATATGGGACGTACTCCAGAAACGGTAACTAAAACTTTCTCTGCTCCAGGTGGAAACGAAAAAACAGTCACTGTTGAATTGTTTACTTGGGAAAAATTAGATTTCGTAGACCAAGTCAAAACAGCATTTGGATTGTAA
- a CDS encoding DEAD/DEAH box helicase: MELKTYQKQVIDDLQLYFEYLQNHKKADKAFNSFWQEKVGFYNPLTGEGMRPYQNTVPNAVHLSIKVPTAGGKTFIACNALKTIFDAMPDTKARAVVWLVPWSNLLDQTVRNLSNPDHPYCQKLNSLFNHRVQVYEKRDLLQGANFNPSSVQEQLSIMVVNFASIRAKNKEDRKFNEQNSNLSSFSDSIDDEIVLEGTEKEALINVIRSLNPILVVDESHNAESDLSVEMLNNLNPSFILDLTATPKQNANIVSLVSAIELKKEHMVKLPVIVYNHQNIEGVIESALHLQNKLETEAKILEENGGKYIRPIVLFQAQSKGKEDNTTFDKLKAQLIAVGIPEEQIKIKTANKDELKNEDLMSAACPVRYIITINALKEGWDCPFAYILASLADKSSEVDVTQILGRVLRQPYVMKHNSTMLNLSYVITASVKFQNTLQNIIKGLQQSGFSEKDYREKDVMPEFVKEEVKQETLDNFFFPEQIGVVEEGLIDIQKIHFNPNEMSNSPNIAVFEMEKMAIEDSLKMEIQIANQENSNTVQQIYSEVGMKVKQYKMRESVAEQASAIVLPKFVVEVPQNEFLLMEQGDTQLLDRVNLLKDFKLSDKDIQIPFKSISSDLYKIDTEKTNDGGYKMVSFKIENVVQEKMTEYILAKPKEGQIKDLAHFVVKQIDKLPPIADNEIKKYVTRILENMSAQELIDFNQYKLTYSDSIKDKINQLADIYAEEKFNDWLEIPKIKTEPNWKFEKAIIPTRIGNDIGNSLYVHEGDMNGLEEQFILEISSSSNIAFWHRNLGRGKGFALNGYKSNHYPDFILVTKTNKVIVVETKGSHLNNPDTAAKLRLGKSWARLSGTNYNYMMVFDKNAIDGAYNLEKAISLIKQM; encoded by the coding sequence ATGGAACTAAAAACCTACCAAAAGCAAGTTATTGACGATTTGCAACTTTATTTTGAGTATTTGCAAAACCATAAAAAAGCGGATAAAGCTTTCAATTCTTTTTGGCAGGAAAAAGTGGGTTTCTATAATCCATTAACTGGCGAAGGAATGCGCCCGTATCAAAACACCGTTCCAAATGCAGTACATTTAAGTATAAAAGTGCCAACTGCAGGAGGGAAAACTTTTATTGCTTGCAATGCGTTGAAAACTATTTTTGATGCAATGCCAGATACTAAGGCAAGAGCGGTTGTTTGGTTGGTACCCTGGAGCAATTTATTAGATCAAACGGTACGAAATCTTTCGAATCCCGATCATCCATATTGTCAGAAATTGAACTCATTGTTCAATCACCGAGTTCAAGTGTATGAAAAACGGGATTTATTACAAGGGGCTAATTTCAATCCATCATCGGTACAAGAACAATTGAGTATTATGGTGGTGAATTTTGCGTCCATAAGAGCCAAGAATAAAGAGGATAGGAAATTTAATGAACAAAATTCTAATTTATCCAGTTTTTCAGATTCTATTGATGATGAAATTGTTTTAGAGGGTACAGAAAAAGAAGCGTTAATCAATGTCATAAGAAGCTTAAATCCAATTTTAGTTGTTGACGAAAGTCATAATGCCGAAAGTGATTTGAGTGTCGAAATGTTGAATAATCTCAACCCAAGTTTTATTTTAGATTTGACCGCAACGCCTAAGCAAAATGCTAATATTGTGAGTTTAGTTTCGGCTATTGAACTCAAAAAAGAGCATATGGTTAAGTTGCCGGTTATCGTTTATAATCATCAAAACATAGAAGGCGTTATAGAAAGTGCGTTGCATTTGCAAAATAAACTGGAAACAGAGGCTAAAATTTTGGAAGAAAATGGAGGAAAGTACATTCGTCCAATAGTTTTGTTTCAGGCACAATCCAAAGGAAAAGAAGATAATACCACTTTTGACAAATTGAAAGCCCAATTGATTGCTGTTGGAATTCCAGAAGAACAAATCAAAATCAAAACTGCCAATAAAGACGAGTTGAAAAATGAGGATTTAATGAGTGCGGCTTGTCCTGTTCGTTATATTATTACCATTAATGCGTTGAAAGAAGGTTGGGATTGCCCGTTTGCTTATATCTTGGCTTCCTTGGCTGATAAATCTTCGGAAGTTGATGTTACGCAGATTTTGGGACGTGTTTTACGCCAACCCTATGTGATGAAACATAACAGCACGATGTTGAATTTATCGTATGTAATTACGGCTTCGGTTAAGTTTCAAAACACTTTGCAAAATATTATCAAAGGATTGCAGCAATCCGGTTTTAGCGAAAAAGATTATCGAGAAAAAGACGTTATGCCAGAATTTGTAAAAGAAGAAGTGAAGCAAGAAACATTAGATAATTTCTTTTTTCCTGAGCAGATAGGAGTTGTAGAAGAAGGTTTGATTGATATTCAAAAAATTCATTTCAATCCCAATGAAATGAGTAACTCTCCTAATATTGCTGTATTTGAAATGGAAAAAATGGCAATTGAAGATAGTCTAAAAATGGAGATTCAAATTGCCAATCAGGAAAATTCAAATACAGTTCAACAAATTTATTCTGAAGTGGGAATGAAAGTGAAACAATATAAAATGCGTGAAAGTGTTGCTGAACAAGCTTCGGCAATTGTATTACCAAAATTTGTAGTTGAAGTTCCTCAAAATGAATTTCTTTTAATGGAACAAGGCGACACGCAATTGTTAGACAGGGTGAATCTTTTGAAAGATTTTAAGCTTTCGGATAAAGATATTCAAATCCCTTTTAAAAGTATTTCTTCGGATTTATATAAAATTGATACTGAAAAAACGAATGATGGCGGTTATAAAATGGTTTCGTTCAAAATAGAGAATGTAGTTCAAGAAAAAATGACGGAATACATTTTAGCTAAACCTAAAGAAGGACAAATTAAAGATTTAGCGCATTTTGTAGTCAAGCAAATTGATAAATTACCACCTATTGCCGATAATGAAATTAAGAAATACGTCACTAGAATTTTAGAGAATATGTCCGCACAGGAGTTGATAGATTTCAATCAATATAAACTGACGTATTCTGATTCTATTAAAGATAAAATCAATCAATTAGCCGATATTTATGCAGAAGAGAAGTTTAATGATTGGCTCGAAATCCCTAAAATTAAAACAGAACCCAATTGGAAATTTGAAAAAGCCATAATTCCAACAAGAATTGGAAATGACATTGGTAATTCATTGTATGTTCACGAAGGTGATATGAATGGATTAGAAGAGCAATTTATTTTGGAAATTTCCAGTTCATCAAATATTGCTTTTTGGCATCGCAATTTGGGCAGAGGAAAAGGTTTTGCATTGAATGGTTATAAATCGAATCATTATCCTGATTTTATTTTGGTTACTAAAACCAATAAAGTAATCGTTGTGGAAACCAAAGGTTCCCATTTGAATAATCCTGATACGGCTGCAAAATTAAGGTTAGGGAAATCTTGGGCCAGACTTTCGGGAACTAATTATAATTATATGATGGTTTTTGATAAAAATGCGATTGATGGTGCTTATAATTTAGAGAAAGCAATAAGCTTGATAAAACAAATGTAG
- a CDS encoding PLP-dependent aspartate aminotransferase family protein: protein MNEQEFGFETKAIRNQLERTQYLEHSVPLYLTSSFVFEDAEDMRASFAEEKDRNIYSRYSNPNTNEFINKVCQMEGAESGFAFASGMAAVYSTLAALLNSGDHIVSAGSVFGATHSLFVNYFPKWGIETTYFDINKPETIESCIKPNTKILFAESPTNPAIDIIDLELLGAIAKKHNLILIIDNCFATPYLQQPIKWGAHLVVHSATKLMDGQGRVLGGITVGDAELIQKIYLFSRLTGPSLSPFNAWVLSKSLETLAIRLDRHCENAMKVAEFLEQHPNVNKVKYPFLKSHPQYTIAQKQMKLGGNIVAFEIKGGLEAGRAFLDKIKLCSLSPNLGDSRTIVTHPASTTHSKLSVEERLAVSITDGLVRVSVGLETVKDVIADLEQALS, encoded by the coding sequence ATGAACGAACAAGAATTTGGTTTTGAAACCAAAGCCATACGCAATCAATTAGAACGCACTCAATATTTAGAGCATTCCGTGCCTTTGTACTTAACTTCTAGTTTCGTATTTGAAGATGCCGAAGATATGCGTGCCTCATTTGCCGAAGAGAAAGATAGGAATATTTATTCTCGTTACAGCAACCCGAATACGAACGAGTTTATCAATAAAGTTTGCCAAATGGAAGGGGCAGAATCTGGTTTTGCTTTTGCATCCGGAATGGCGGCAGTATATTCTACCTTAGCCGCTTTGTTAAACTCGGGAGATCATATCGTTTCTGCAGGAAGCGTTTTTGGAGCAACACATTCTTTGTTTGTAAATTATTTTCCAAAATGGGGGATTGAAACCACTTATTTTGATATTAATAAACCCGAAACTATTGAAAGTTGTATCAAGCCAAATACTAAAATTCTTTTTGCTGAATCGCCTACGAATCCAGCAATAGATATTATTGATTTGGAATTACTAGGAGCTATTGCCAAAAAACACAATCTGATTTTGATTATCGACAACTGCTTTGCAACACCATATTTGCAACAACCTATTAAATGGGGAGCGCATTTGGTAGTCCATTCGGCAACAAAATTAATGGATGGTCAAGGTAGAGTCCTGGGTGGAATAACTGTTGGTGATGCTGAATTGATTCAAAAAATCTATTTATTTTCTAGACTTACCGGACCTTCTTTATCACCGTTTAATGCCTGGGTATTGTCTAAAAGTTTAGAAACTTTGGCAATTCGTTTAGACAGACACTGCGAAAATGCTATGAAAGTAGCTGAATTTTTAGAACAACATCCTAATGTAAATAAGGTAAAATATCCGTTCTTGAAATCGCACCCACAATATACAATTGCTCAGAAACAAATGAAATTGGGTGGCAATATTGTTGCTTTCGAAATCAAAGGTGGTCTTGAAGCCGGAAGAGCTTTCTTGGATAAAATAAAACTGTGTTCGTTGTCACCTAATTTAGGAGATAGCAGAACTATTGTAACGCATCCAGCCTCAACAACGCATAGTAAATTATCTGTTGAAGAACGTTTGGCAGTAAGTATTACCGATGGGTTAGTTCGTGTTTCGGTAGGTTTAGAAACAGTAAAAGACGTCATTGCCGATTTGGAGCAGGCACTTTCGTAA